Proteins from one Clostridia bacterium genomic window:
- a CDS encoding peptide ABC transporter substrate-binding protein codes for MENKRILSIALSVILILSSMMMVFADTSTNSVVNTPLKDKQELNISLYDVPETLDFQAAYYTGDIQVYNWIMEGLTRHAGNGKIKPGIAEKWEVSPNGKEWTFHLRNAKWMDGKVITAQDFVYGWFRAIDPEDPKDYGYFLYDIVNAEEYSIGDAKMEDVGIKLVDNKTIKVTLEQPVTYFDYLVSFPVFAPVRQDVFEKYGENYNTEAAYLVTNGPFKLEKWELESEMVFVKNPTYWDAVNIKLEKVTGILTDDEETEVSMYKTGALDMINHLYYTDKSTFSKDELGSYSDASVWYFDFNCTNAVLKNKNIRKALTYAINRQEFINNVAEMPWKPALAFVTPGIVLDADGKTFGEKKPVYFTDNDVVTAKQLLNQGMAELGLKELPKLTLLVNDTESAQSYGKAFIEMWKKNLGVNVEIQAVTAVERIERQSKQDYQISLAGWGADYPDAMTFLDLFVTDGWVNDAAYSNAQYDSYISAAKAEPDKAKRSVLLHWAEQLLMDEMPIGPLYFRYKDYAVKSYVKNFKRDSFAPDIDFIYSYIEGKK; via the coding sequence ATGGAAAATAAAAGAATTTTGTCAATAGCTTTGTCGGTTATACTTATACTGTCATCTATGATGATGGTTTTCGCAGACACCTCAACAAACAGTGTTGTGAATACGCCTCTAAAAGATAAGCAGGAGCTTAACATCAGTCTGTATGATGTTCCGGAGACTCTTGATTTCCAGGCAGCTTATTACACAGGGGATATCCAAGTTTATAATTGGATAATGGAGGGTCTTACCAGACACGCAGGGAACGGAAAGATAAAGCCTGGCATAGCAGAAAAATGGGAAGTGAGCCCTAACGGTAAAGAGTGGACATTTCATTTGCGGAACGCAAAGTGGATGGATGGCAAAGTAATTACAGCACAGGATTTTGTGTATGGCTGGTTTAGGGCTATAGACCCGGAAGATCCAAAAGATTATGGATACTTTTTGTATGACATAGTAAATGCTGAAGAATACAGTATCGGTGATGCCAAAATGGAAGATGTCGGTATCAAGCTAGTTGATAATAAGACCATAAAGGTCACATTGGAGCAACCGGTTACATACTTTGATTATTTGGTATCATTCCCTGTTTTTGCCCCTGTAAGGCAGGACGTGTTTGAAAAGTATGGAGAGAACTACAATACAGAGGCAGCGTACCTTGTAACAAATGGGCCTTTTAAATTGGAGAAATGGGAACTGGAAAGCGAAATGGTCTTTGTGAAAAACCCCACATACTGGGATGCAGTAAACATTAAGCTTGAGAAGGTTACTGGTATTTTAACCGATGATGAGGAAACTGAGGTTTCGATGTATAAAACCGGTGCTCTTGACATGATTAATCATTTGTATTACACCGATAAGTCGACTTTCTCCAAGGATGAGTTAGGATCATATAGTGACGCTAGTGTTTGGTATTTTGATTTTAACTGCACAAATGCGGTTTTGAAGAATAAGAATATTAGAAAAGCTTTGACATATGCCATAAATAGGCAAGAGTTCATCAATAATGTGGCAGAAATGCCTTGGAAGCCCGCGCTTGCATTTGTAACACCGGGTATTGTGCTCGACGCTGATGGAAAGACATTTGGAGAAAAGAAGCCGGTTTATTTCACGGATAATGATGTTGTAACAGCAAAACAGCTTCTGAATCAAGGCATGGCGGAACTTGGACTGAAAGAATTACCAAAACTTACGCTGTTGGTTAATGACACCGAATCTGCGCAGTCGTATGGGAAAGCATTCATAGAAATGTGGAAGAAGAATCTCGGAGTGAATGTAGAAATTCAGGCGGTTACAGCAGTTGAAAGGATAGAAAGACAAAGTAAACAAGATTATCAGATTTCGTTAGCGGGTTGGGGTGCAGATTATCCAGACGCTATGACGTTTTTGGATTTGTTTGTAACAGATGGTTGGGTCAACGATGCAGCGTACAGCAACGCACAGTATGATTCGTATATCAGTGCAGCAAAGGCTGAGCCGGACAAGGCAAAAAGATCTGTATTGCTGCATTGGGCTGAGCAGCTTCTCATGGATGAAATGCCGATAGGACCTTTGTATTTCAGGTATAAGGATTATGCAGTCAAGAGTTATGTTAAGAATTTTAAGAGGGATTCCTTTGCACCTGATATAGATTTTATTTACAGCTATATCGAAGGGAAAAAGTAA
- a CDS encoding MFS transporter, translating to MGLNKRLHIYSGLPRSIYVLFIVRIINAMGNFVYPFLTFFLTERLGFSAEAAGEFFLLSAVFQMVGSITGGKLTDHIGRKKLLLGFLGLSALCFFPCPFLGSSILIPVFLILSGMFAGAAQPVSSAMLTDLTNKDNRRQAFSLLYMGTNIGFSIGPMIAGFLYRNHTNWIFYGNAFAILISLVLILLFIKETMPNAEDMEQEEAEGDDEAAEEGSAWDAFKKRPVLMLFSVGRLINQLVYSCIGFAIPLQLAKSFGSSLGPRYFGIIMSFTGLVVISFTVPATKLTLRLKPLINMALAGFFYAVGFGMIGFIGTLPLFLLSAFIFTVGEVLEATNAGVYIANHSPITHRGRFNALITMIMGTGNALGPFFFGKYITAFGLFELWILCFSLTFASGLFMLWLRHYERSREIRVLEQRQDQSWKA from the coding sequence GTGGGGTTAAATAAGAGGTTGCACATATATTCAGGACTTCCAAGGTCGATATATGTGCTTTTCATCGTAAGAATAATAAATGCGATGGGCAACTTTGTCTATCCGTTTCTTACATTCTTTCTGACTGAAAGATTGGGTTTCAGCGCAGAAGCTGCCGGCGAGTTTTTTTTGCTAAGTGCGGTTTTTCAAATGGTAGGCTCCATAACGGGGGGCAAGCTCACTGACCATATAGGGAGGAAGAAGCTGCTTCTGGGATTTTTGGGACTGTCGGCTTTATGCTTTTTTCCATGTCCTTTTTTAGGCAGCTCAATACTAATTCCTGTATTTCTCATATTGTCAGGAATGTTTGCTGGGGCGGCACAGCCGGTGAGTTCGGCTATGTTAACCGATCTTACGAACAAGGACAACAGAAGACAAGCGTTCTCACTGCTTTACATGGGTACAAATATAGGCTTTTCCATAGGTCCTATGATAGCTGGTTTTTTATATAGGAACCATACAAACTGGATTTTTTACGGAAACGCTTTTGCCATATTGATATCTTTAGTGTTAATATTGCTTTTCATTAAAGAGACAATGCCGAATGCAGAGGATATGGAGCAGGAGGAAGCTGAAGGGGATGACGAGGCCGCTGAGGAAGGAAGCGCATGGGATGCCTTTAAGAAAAGGCCTGTACTTATGCTTTTCAGTGTGGGTCGGCTAATCAATCAGTTGGTTTATTCATGCATAGGGTTTGCAATACCTCTTCAGCTTGCAAAAAGCTTTGGGAGCAGCTTGGGACCGAGGTATTTTGGCATTATAATGTCTTTCACTGGTCTTGTGGTCATATCCTTTACAGTACCTGCGACAAAGCTTACTTTAAGGCTGAAGCCGCTGATAAACATGGCTCTTGCAGGCTTCTTCTATGCTGTAGGCTTTGGTATGATTGGATTCATAGGCACATTGCCGTTATTCCTGCTGTCTGCATTTATTTTTACGGTGGGGGAGGTATTGGAAGCCACAAACGCAGGGGTGTATATTGCCAACCATTCTCCGATAACTCACAGGGGAAGGTTCAATGCACTTATTACGATGATAATGGGTACAGGAAATGCATTAGGCCCATTCTTTTTCGGCAAATATATAACCGCATTTGGATTATTCGAATTGTGGATTCTATGCTTTTCACTTACATTTGCATCGGGGCTTTTTATGCTCTGGCTGAGACACTATGAAAGAAGCCGGGAAATAAGGGTGCTTGAGCAGCGCCAAGACCAGTCATGGAAGGCATAA
- a CDS encoding nitronate monooxygenase family protein yields MNINGLRELKIGDLTARLPIIQGGMGVGISLSGLAAAVANEGGVGVIAAAGIGMLDYDFSTKFLEANLERLKSEIRKAREKTKGIIGVNIMVALTNYAEFVKASIEEGIDIIFSGAGLPLNLPQYLEGKYETKLVPIVSSARAASVICKKWLDKYNYLPDAIVVEGPKAGGHLGFKEDQIYNPEYSLEKIIPEVINEVKPYEDKVGRPIPVIAGGGIYSGEDIYKFMKLGASGVQMATRFVTTEECDASIDFKNTYINSKKGDVTIIKSPVGMPGRAIRNEFTDDISMGAKKPFKCPYHCIVTCDYKNSPYCIAMALTNAQKGDLENGFAFAGENAYRSDKIVSVKELMNTLQKEYADAADNEKSL; encoded by the coding sequence ATGAACATCAATGGACTAAGGGAATTAAAAATAGGTGATCTGACGGCTAGACTGCCTATTATACAGGGGGGCATGGGAGTTGGAATATCACTGTCCGGTCTTGCAGCAGCGGTAGCAAACGAAGGCGGTGTTGGCGTAATAGCAGCAGCTGGAATCGGTATGTTAGACTACGATTTCTCCACTAAATTTCTGGAAGCAAATCTTGAAAGGTTGAAAAGTGAAATAAGAAAAGCACGAGAGAAAACCAAAGGCATCATCGGTGTTAATATAATGGTTGCTTTGACTAACTATGCAGAGTTTGTAAAGGCCTCTATTGAAGAAGGCATAGATATAATTTTTTCTGGTGCAGGTCTTCCTCTCAATCTTCCGCAGTATCTGGAGGGAAAGTATGAAACCAAGCTGGTTCCTATTGTATCTTCAGCACGCGCAGCCAGTGTTATCTGCAAAAAATGGCTGGATAAGTACAACTATCTTCCAGACGCTATAGTTGTGGAAGGTCCTAAGGCCGGTGGACACTTGGGCTTCAAAGAAGATCAAATATACAATCCCGAATACTCACTGGAAAAAATTATTCCCGAAGTTATAAACGAAGTAAAACCCTATGAGGACAAAGTCGGCAGACCGATTCCTGTAATAGCCGGCGGCGGCATATATTCCGGTGAGGATATTTATAAGTTTATGAAGCTTGGTGCTTCCGGAGTTCAAATGGCAACACGTTTTGTTACAACAGAAGAGTGCGATGCCTCTATAGATTTCAAGAACACTTACATCAACTCCAAAAAAGGAGATGTGACTATTATAAAGAGTCCTGTAGGCATGCCGGGTAGGGCTATCAGAAATGAGTTCACCGATGATATCTCCATGGGTGCGAAAAAACCATTCAAATGCCCATACCATTGCATAGTCACATGTGATTATAAGAATAGCCCCTATTGCATAGCTATGGCATTGACAAATGCACAAAAAGGCGACCTTGAAAATGGCTTTGCCTTTGCAGGAGAAAATGCTTACAGATCGGATAAAATCGTTTCTGTGAAAGAGCTTATGAACACACTTCAAAAAGAATATGCTGATGCTGCAGATAATGAAAAGTCGCTTTAA
- a CDS encoding DUF2383 domain-containing protein, translating into MDKKVINELNAYLKGEYMAIKAYDSFIHRIKDPAMRLELQKIQRDHKQHASKVSDRIRSLGGTPVKGAGLMGTMADMKNLVKRNSDDTKFILKDAGNGEYRGIQMAEEVVKGDLDAESMKLIKGLLEEDRSHVGKLSGFIH; encoded by the coding sequence ATGGATAAGAAAGTCATAAATGAATTGAATGCATATTTAAAAGGTGAGTATATGGCAATAAAAGCATATGATAGCTTCATACATAGAATTAAAGATCCTGCTATGAGGCTGGAGCTGCAGAAAATTCAAAGGGATCATAAGCAGCACGCTTCTAAGGTGTCCGATAGGATACGCAGTCTCGGAGGTACCCCAGTAAAAGGTGCTGGCTTGATGGGAACAATGGCTGACATGAAGAATTTAGTGAAAAGAAACAGTGATGATACGAAGTTTATTCTAAAGGATGCTGGAAATGGAGAATACAGAGGAATTCAGATGGCTGAGGAGGTAGTGAAGGGGGACTTGGATGCGGAAAGCATGAAGCTGATAAAGGGTTTGTTGGAGGAAGACCGCAGCCATGTAGGAAAATTGAGCGGTTTCATACATTAA
- a CDS encoding ECF transporter S component produces the protein MNNNTNKLVRIAMLSALSIVLVMLVKFPIIPSAPFLEYEPGDVPMLIAAFMYGPLAGLAMTVIVSTIQAFTVSAAAGWVGLVMHVIATGTFVVVSGAIYRRFHTIKGAFAALAAGSICMTLVMIPCNLFFTVKFYGVPYDAVVAMLPTAILPFNLIKSLANSIIVILVYKPLSRFFKGADRAQKNAA, from the coding sequence ATGAATAATAACACAAACAAACTGGTTAGAATCGCTATGCTTTCAGCACTTTCTATTGTGCTGGTAATGCTGGTCAAGTTCCCCATCATTCCATCAGCACCATTCCTGGAGTATGAGCCAGGAGATGTACCGATGCTGATAGCAGCCTTTATGTATGGTCCCTTGGCAGGTCTCGCTATGACTGTTATTGTATCAACCATACAAGCCTTTACTGTAAGTGCTGCAGCAGGCTGGGTTGGATTGGTGATGCACGTGATAGCTACTGGCACCTTTGTTGTCGTATCCGGTGCCATCTACAGAAGATTCCACACAATCAAGGGAGCCTTTGCAGCTTTGGCAGCAGGTTCAATTTGCATGACACTTGTAATGATACCCTGCAACCTGTTTTTCACAGTAAAATTTTACGGGGTTCCATATGATGCAGTAGTAGCAATGCTTCCGACTGCAATCCTGCCATTTAACCTGATTAAATCCTTGGCTAACTCAATAATAGTAATATTGGTTTACAAGCCATTGAGCAGATTCTTCAAAGGTGCAGACAGAGCACAAAAGAACGCAGCTTAG
- a CDS encoding FMN-binding protein yields the protein MKSQKLITLALAVVLVLSLAACSPSAPAAVEPTPAPTVEPTAAPTPAAEPAPAANGLKDGSYNAAQDKYDDYGWKGQITIEVKDGKIGTVDFDYVNKENKLKSEDQGYIKAMEDKTKVNLAKAMVELESSLLSKQDAAAVDTVTSATATSNDFKTLAAKALESAK from the coding sequence ATGAAATCACAAAAACTAATTACATTGGCTCTTGCTGTTGTTCTTGTTCTGAGCCTTGCAGCATGCAGCCCAAGCGCACCTGCAGCAGTTGAACCAACTCCTGCACCAACCGTAGAACCTACAGCAGCACCTACTCCTGCAGCAGAACCTGCTCCTGCAGCAAACGGCCTTAAGGATGGATCATACAATGCTGCACAAGACAAATATGATGATTACGGCTGGAAGGGACAGATAACAATTGAAGTAAAGGATGGCAAAATCGGCACTGTTGATTTTGACTATGTAAACAAAGAAAATAAGTTGAAATCAGAGGATCAGGGCTACATAAAAGCAATGGAAGATAAGACAAAGGTAAACCTCGCAAAGGCTATGGTAGAGCTTGAAAGCTCACTCCTTAGCAAACAGGATGCAGCAGCTGTAGATACAGTAACTAGTGCCACAGCTACAAGCAATGACTTCAAAACCTTAGCAGCTAAAGCACTTGAGAGTGCAAAATAG
- a CDS encoding GMC family oxidoreductase N-terminal domain-containing protein, producing the protein MKRVIVVGSGAGGAAAAKKLQGKFQVTVLEAGREFKPFSSNLSVLEKLKKTGLFFDEREIQLLFPSMRVHKTEDRMVMVRGSGLGGTTTLSAGNALRMDKGLKALGIDLDDEFEELYKEIPITKNHQNKWRDTTKRLFEICREMELNPQPIPKLGDYSTCTSCGRCVLGCQYGVKWDSRRMLTAAQDSGAKLVTGCKVTKVVAEKGFVKGVQVQKDFYPADIVILAAGGFSTPVILQNSGIECESRLFVDPVLCVAAEQKGSLQNKELSMPFAVQREHYILSPYFDYLSFFFNKSWRYPASDTLTLMIKLADSSIGSIDNKNIKKTLTDIDKERLQEGVEICREILGRYGIRKDNIFLGTINAGHPGGMLPLTGQEAETFHNPKLPENLYIADATLFPESLGNPPILTIMAMAKRVSKIIMERYV; encoded by the coding sequence ATGAAAAGAGTGATAGTGGTTGGCAGTGGTGCAGGCGGAGCAGCCGCCGCCAAGAAGCTGCAGGGGAAATTTCAAGTGACCGTCCTGGAGGCAGGCAGAGAGTTCAAGCCTTTTTCCTCTAATTTGTCTGTCCTGGAAAAGCTGAAAAAAACAGGACTGTTTTTTGATGAAAGGGAAATACAGCTGCTGTTTCCATCAATGAGAGTGCATAAAACCGAAGATAGGATGGTTATGGTCAGAGGGAGCGGTTTGGGTGGAACTACTACGCTTTCTGCGGGAAATGCGCTTCGTATGGACAAAGGGCTAAAGGCGCTTGGAATTGATTTGGACGATGAATTCGAGGAGCTTTATAAGGAGATTCCCATTACAAAGAATCATCAAAACAAATGGCGGGATACCACAAAGAGATTGTTTGAGATATGCAGGGAAATGGAACTGAACCCCCAACCTATACCGAAACTTGGAGATTATAGTACCTGCACCAGCTGCGGAAGATGCGTCCTTGGCTGTCAGTACGGTGTGAAATGGGACAGCCGCCGAATGCTTACGGCTGCACAGGATTCGGGAGCGAAACTTGTTACAGGCTGCAAGGTTACAAAGGTTGTTGCAGAGAAGGGTTTCGTCAAGGGAGTACAGGTGCAGAAGGACTTCTATCCGGCTGATATTGTCATACTTGCGGCAGGCGGCTTTTCAACCCCTGTAATCCTTCAGAATTCTGGTATTGAATGTGAAAGCAGACTGTTTGTTGATCCGGTCCTCTGCGTAGCTGCCGAGCAGAAGGGAAGCCTTCAGAATAAAGAGCTTTCCATGCCCTTTGCCGTGCAGAGGGAGCATTATATCTTATCCCCGTATTTTGATTATCTAAGCTTTTTCTTTAATAAAAGCTGGCGATATCCTGCTTCGGATACGCTGACACTAATGATTAAGCTGGCAGATTCAAGTATCGGAAGCATTGATAATAAAAATATCAAAAAAACACTTACAGATATTGATAAAGAAAGACTGCAGGAGGGAGTAGAGATCTGCAGGGAGATACTTGGCAGGTATGGTATAAGAAAGGACAATATTTTCCTTGGAACGATAAATGCCGGACATCCCGGTGGTATGCTGCCGCTCACAGGACAGGAAGCGGAAACCTTTCACAATCCTAAGCTTCCTGAAAATCTGTATATTGCCGATGCAACGCTGTTCCCCGAGTCTTTGGGAAATCCGCCTATACTTACTATAATGGCTATGGCTAAGAGAGTCAGTAAAATTATAATGGAGCGATATGTGTAA
- a CDS encoding radical SAM protein, producing MAGFKNKIILVKTLLSNIQIIRVKPSINWFLTKYMGKFNLLNVGGQLIIHSHLPSVNSKAFTRFINEQLLAKRSGPSHAQICLTNVCPQNCRYCYNKNRSGELLNTAEIKQLIQELKKMGVFWLGFTGGEPLLNKDIVEIVKSVGDDCAIKLFTTGTNLTEQLAAELKEAGLLYVSISLDHWEEEEHDRIRGSKGAFRTALRAIEIFKNVGVHVSVSAVISRKMLQGNQVQEFLNFLISLDIHEAWLSETKPTVEAFWNEASVITEEERLSLVRLQDKYNKEGKITVNYLGHFEGGEHFGCNAGNKMVYIDAFGEVSPCVFTPMTFGNVRDKSVQAVFSEMKEHFPSESCCFINKNYELLKKYYKGQSPISKEDTMEMMKEVQFSPLSEFSRMLYKR from the coding sequence ATGGCTGGATTTAAAAATAAAATTATCTTGGTTAAAACACTATTGTCAAATATTCAGATCATAAGGGTAAAGCCTTCAATCAATTGGTTCCTGACTAAGTATATGGGGAAGTTCAATTTGTTGAATGTAGGCGGGCAGCTCATAATTCATTCGCATCTGCCTTCGGTGAACAGCAAAGCCTTTACCCGCTTCATAAATGAGCAGCTGCTGGCAAAGAGGTCGGGACCCTCCCACGCTCAAATTTGCTTGACCAATGTCTGCCCCCAGAATTGCCGATATTGTTACAATAAGAATAGAAGCGGGGAGCTTCTAAATACGGCTGAAATCAAGCAGCTCATACAGGAGCTGAAGAAAATGGGCGTTTTCTGGCTGGGCTTCACCGGTGGGGAGCCACTTTTGAACAAAGATATTGTTGAGATTGTAAAAAGTGTCGGGGATGATTGCGCAATAAAGCTGTTTACCACAGGTACCAATCTTACGGAGCAACTGGCAGCGGAGCTTAAGGAAGCAGGTCTTTTGTATGTATCAATCAGCCTGGACCATTGGGAAGAAGAAGAACATGACCGGATCAGGGGATCAAAAGGGGCCTTCCGGACAGCGCTCAGAGCGATAGAAATATTTAAAAACGTAGGAGTTCATGTAAGTGTATCAGCAGTCATATCCAGGAAGATGCTCCAGGGAAATCAGGTACAGGAATTTCTAAATTTCCTGATAAGCCTTGATATCCATGAAGCCTGGCTGAGTGAAACCAAGCCAACGGTAGAGGCCTTCTGGAACGAGGCTTCAGTCATTACCGAAGAGGAAAGGCTGAGCCTTGTACGCTTGCAGGATAAATACAATAAAGAGGGAAAAATTACGGTAAATTATCTTGGACATTTTGAGGGAGGAGAGCACTTCGGCTGTAATGCAGGCAATAAAATGGTCTATATAGATGCATTTGGAGAGGTCAGCCCCTGTGTATTTACGCCCATGACCTTTGGAAATGTACGGGATAAGTCGGTGCAAGCCGTTTTTTCAGAGATGAAAGAGCATTTTCCGTCGGAAAGCTGCTGTTTTATTAACAAAAACTATGAATTGCTGAAAAAATATTATAAGGGACAGTCTCCCATCAGTAAAGAAGATACCATGGAAATGATGAAGGAAGTCCAGTTTAGCCCGCTGTCCGAGTTTTCACGAATGTTATATAAGCGATGA
- a CDS encoding flavodoxin domain-containing protein: MKILIIYATKYGCTQKAVTLLKSKLGENVSSINIMKDKVPELKEYDTVILGGSIYVGKIQKQMHKYMLKHAEELKTKRLGLFICAGEQDSVIIEKELKASFPEELFSHAVIMETFGGELHIDKISFIEKHVIRIVKGITQDYSRLSKDKIDKYAKNILSK; this comes from the coding sequence ATGAAAATACTTATTATATATGCAACAAAATATGGCTGTACTCAAAAGGCTGTAACATTATTAAAATCAAAGCTGGGTGAAAATGTTTCATCGATTAATATTATGAAAGATAAGGTGCCGGAACTTAAAGAGTATGACACTGTGATTCTGGGTGGTTCTATATACGTAGGTAAAATCCAAAAACAAATGCACAAATATATGCTTAAGCATGCAGAAGAATTAAAGACAAAGAGACTTGGATTATTTATCTGTGCTGGAGAGCAAGACTCTGTTATAATAGAAAAAGAATTAAAAGCTTCTTTTCCTGAAGAGCTATTTAGCCATGCTGTTATAATGGAAACATTTGGTGGCGAATTGCATATTGATAAGATAAGCTTTATCGAAAAGCATGTGATACGGATTGTAAAAGGAATAACACAAGATTATTCAAGGCTTTCGAAAGATAAGATTGACAAGTACGCTAAAAATATTTTATCAAAATAG
- a CDS encoding ABC transporter ATP-binding protein, with the protein MNRLNGHYAIEGRNIIKEYKMGDVVSRVLKDVSLQVTVGEFVSIMGPSGSGKSTLLYILGGLDNPSRGSVLMNGKDISKFDDSQKSVMRRRNIGFVFQFYNLIPNLNVEENILLPVLLDGKSMKDYKHQLNEILDIVGLTDRRKHTPWELSGGQQQRVAIARALINTPEILFADEPTGNLDSKTGAEIIELLREINQDSNKTIIMVTHSVEAAEYSDRIINVRDGVIA; encoded by the coding sequence ATGAATCGCTTAAATGGGCATTATGCCATAGAGGGAAGAAACATCATTAAAGAATACAAGATGGGAGATGTCGTGTCTAGAGTATTGAAAGATGTATCCCTGCAAGTCACAGTGGGAGAATTTGTTTCCATTATGGGGCCATCAGGCTCAGGGAAAAGCACGCTCCTTTATATTCTAGGAGGGCTGGATAATCCTTCAAGAGGAAGTGTGCTTATGAACGGCAAGGATATTTCAAAGTTTGATGACAGTCAAAAAAGCGTCATGCGAAGAAGAAACATTGGATTCGTATTTCAATTTTATAATTTGATTCCAAACCTGAATGTGGAAGAAAACATTCTCTTGCCTGTACTTCTGGACGGGAAGAGTATGAAGGATTATAAACATCAGCTCAATGAAATATTGGACATCGTTGGACTGACCGACAGAAGGAAACACACTCCATGGGAATTGTCCGGTGGCCAGCAGCAAAGAGTAGCAATCGCCAGAGCATTGATCAACACCCCCGAAATTCTCTTTGCTGATGAACCAACAGGTAACTTGGACAGCAAAACCGGCGCTGAAATTATAGAGCTGTTACGCGAAATCAATCAAGATAGCAATAAAACTATTATTATGGTGACCCACTCTGTTGAGGCTGCAGAATACAGTGACCGAATTATCAATGTCAGAGATGGCGTAATTGCATAA